The window TCTTGTACTGCTGGTCTAGGAATCATGGTGGTCATCTAGTCTTGTACTGCTGGTCTAGGAATCATGGTGGTCATCTAGTCTTGTACTGCTGGTCTAGGAATCATGGTGGTCATCTAGTCTTGTACTGCTGGTCTAGGAATCATGGTGGTCATCTAGTCTTGTACTGCTGGTCTAGGAATCATGGTGGTCATCTAGTCTTGTACTGCTGGTCTAGGAATCATGGTGGTCATCTAGTCTTGTACTGCTGGTCTAGGAATCATGGTGGTCATCTAGTCTTGTACTGCTGGTCTAGGAATCATGGTGGTCATCTAGTCTTGTACTGCTGTACTGCTGTGTCTAGGAATCATGGTGGTCATCTAGTCTTGTACTGCTGGTCTAGGAATCATGGTGGTCATCTAGTCTTGTACTGCTGGTCTAGGAATCATGGTGGTCATCTAGTCTTGTACTGCTGGTCTAGGAATCATGGTGGTCATCTAGTCTTGTACTGCTGGTCTAGGAATCATGGTGGTCATCTAGTCTTGTACTGCTGGTCTAGGAATCATGGTGGTCATCTAGTCTTGTACTGCTGGTCTAGGAATCATGGTGGTCATCTAGTCTTGTACTGCTGGTCTAGGAATCATGGTGGTCATCTAGTCTTGTACTGCTGGTCTAGGAATCATGGTGGTCATCTAGTCTTGTAGGAATCTGGCATCTAGTCTTGTGGTCTAGGAATCATGATGGTCATCTAGTCTTGTACTGCTGGTCTAGGAATCATGGTGGTCATCTAGTCTTGTACTGCTGGTCTAGGAATCATGGTGGTCATCTAGTCTTGTACTGCTGGTCTAGGAATCATGGTGGTCATCTAGTCTTGTACTGCTGGTCTAGGAATCATGATGGTCATCTAGTCTTGTACTGCTGGTCTAGGAATCATGATGGTCATCTAGTCTTGTACTGCTGGTCTAGGAATCATGATGGTCATCTAGTCTTGTACTGCTGGTCTAGGAATCATGATGGTCATCTAGTCTTGTACTGCTGGTCTAGGAATCATGGTGGTCATCTAGTCTTGTACTGCTGGTCTCGTTATGACACGTCTTCATAATCAGAATGTCTATCAGTTTTCATTCATGTCAAGAAGCATCTGTTAGTAAAacatcatttttttaaatacatagaTTAAATctttgtcccaaatgtcaccctattccctattagttCACTACCGTTGACCAGGCCCATAGGGCTtttgtgaaaagtagtgcactacatagggaatagggctctggtc of the Oncorhynchus tshawytscha isolate Ot180627B unplaced genomic scaffold, Otsh_v2.0 Un_contig_4866_pilon_pilon, whole genome shotgun sequence genome contains:
- the LOC121845858 gene encoding uncharacterized protein LOC121845858 — protein: MTELSSRNHDGHLVLYCWSRNHGGHLVLYCWSRNHGGHLVLYCWSRNHGGHLVLYCWSRNHGGHLVLYCWSRNHGGHLVLYCWSRNHGGHLVLYCWSRNHGGHLVLYCWSRNHGGHLVLYCWSRNHGGHLVLYCWSRNHGGHLVLYCCTAVSRNHGGHLVLYCWSRNHGGHLVLYCWSRNHGGHLVLYCWSRNHGGHLVLYCWSRNHGGHLVLYCWSRNHGGHLVLYCWSRNHGGHLVLYCWSRNHGGHLVLYCWSRNHGGHLVLYCWSRNHGGHLVLYCWSRNHGGHLVLYCWSRNHGGHLVLYCWSRNHDGHLVLYCWSRNHDGHLVLYCWSRNHDGHLVLYCWSRNHDGHLVLYCWSRNHGGHLVLYCWSRYDTSS